The genomic segment AGCTGATTCTTATGGGCTTTAGCGACTGGCAATACGTCTTTCATCTTGACTGATGTGGTCAGAGAATACAGAGCGAATAGTTTTTGAGGATCACCATCATATCTCTGCGCCAGAGCATTCATTAACAGCGCAAAGTCAATCTGTTCATCAACACGAGTTGCAAAACCTGCCCATCGCTCTGGGCGATTGCCACTGTAGTGATAAGCACCATCGAGAGGAATATTTCTTGCCTTGTGCTTCCATAATGCCCTTCGACTCCCTGAAAACGCAATCCATATACCAACCCAAGCTGCTCGTTTATCGCAGAGCAGCATTGGTTGTTCTTTGAGAGCTTTCCAGAGGTTGAGTGACCCAAGCTGGAAACAGTCTTCAGCATCTTGATCGGTATATCCAAGTGAACGCATTTTGGCATACGCGACATTCTGAACGTTTTTATCAGTCAAGATTTCTTCGAGGGTTGCGCCTCCTCTCCATTGAGTGGAGTATTGAGGCTCAGGTTCAATTTCAGGTATTGGCTCTTGGGTGACGTGTGTGGGGAGTTCTTTTACAGGAGTGCTATCACTGGTTTTTATATCTGGGAAAACGATACGCTCAGAAGGAAAGACAGAATGATATGGACGAACTTCAAATTCTTGTCGTAGCACTCACCTCCGGCAAAAGATCAAAAGAAGAAGATTACACTACCATGCTGAAAATGAGGTGTCTAGCGTCGTTAATACATTTGCGGGCAATAGTGATAGCCAACCAGTTCATTAGAAAGACTTGATGTGAAACAAGGGAAATTTTTAGTTTAAAAAGGCAAAGCCCCCTTGTTTGTGGCAAGGGGGTGAAAAGCACTAACTTTGCGGTGTCGGATGGCGCAGCATAAGCGCACACCCACTCCGCATTCTATCTATGTCGACACTCTGGGAACGTACCCAGAGGTAACGCCCTTCGTACATCACCTCCAAATACCCCCCAACACTTGCCATGATAAATATTTCCTGATTTTCATTCAGGTACGTATAAACACCTGAATCGTTTGAAAACCCATTAAACAGAGGGGCATCATTTATCAGCCGTGCTGAGCAGCTATATGGAGGCGTGGTGTGAGCTGAACCAAGAATAAAGCCAACAAATAACCCGAGTACCCAACCAAGCACCCACCAAGTATTGAAACCTCGCATTTTGTTCACCATTTCTCTCGGTAGCCACCCATATGGTAGCTTTCCAAACCGGAGAAGCCCTTGTAAGGCAAAGAAAACACCGGAGAGATATCCTCTTTGCCTTACAAGATAAGGTTGTTTAATAGTGCTTTTTAAGGGGCGTTGAGAGACGTGTTTCAATCGCTATGACAGAAAAATGTCATCACAACTATATATTAGTATATAACTTACAGCCTATAATGTCAACTTTGTGGATGTACTAGCATGTTACCAAAGGGAAGTATTGTGGAGAAAAGATATTTAGACGTTCGAGTAATTGAATCTCACAGTGAAAATGTCCTATAATTTCCGGGTCGCCGCTAGGTATACTATCTATTTCAAGTCCAAATATATTTAGTGAATTTACTCACCCCCACCAAGTAATGACCATCCCAAACTATCAAGGTCATCAAGTTCTGACAATGCTCCATCTTCATCAGTCAGGTCAGCCAGTAGCTCGTAGAGTTTGGCACGCGGCGACTGTCCAGATGGAGTCGAATTTGCTCGAACAAAGTCTTCTCGCTCTGTAATCTGTTGGCGGACTTCCGCTTTCGCAAGGGCTGGAAGTGTTTCTGCCTTTCGCTGACTTTCAAACCATTGCCAACTATCAACGATCAAGCGTTCTCGGTGTTCGTGATACCCAAGTCCCCAAAATGTGTACAGCTTCTTGGGCTGCTCGGCGCGGCAACTGATGGTCACAAACAAATATTCGCCAAAACTGTTGCTGTCTTCCTTGATTTCATGAATATCTACATCTGGTTGCATTACAATGGCGAGAAATCGGTTGTGAGTTACGTGGTCGTAGAGCTTTTCTCGCTCGGTAAAACTGAAACACGGATTTGGCTGACGTTCGTTTGCTGACATAACTGAAATTAGTCGTTATTCGCTCCCCGCCGTTCTTTGCGATGCTTATCTTGAAGGTCTTTCAGGGAAATTGGAGTAAAGTGTCGATCACGTTCTACTGGAAGTTGCAATCCCCCACCAACACCTTCTAGCTCGGAGAGTGAGAAATAACCGAGTTCAAGTTCGTATCCGTCAACTAACCCGAAGAAAATCACATCTTCAATGCTAGGATCGTTCTGATCTACTTCGGTCAGAGTTTTATACGTTCCGTCTTTCATCACTGCACTTGCTTCACTGGCGTACCATGTCCAGTTACTACTTGGAGTGAAAAACTTCACCTGAGCAAGGGCATTCAAGCCAATAGCCTCGTTCGTGTAGAGTTTTGGCAGCAGTTCTCTACTCTTCTGGTCAAGAAGAGGTTCTGGTCGCTGCGCGGGTGTTTCGGTGTGATCCCGTTTGATTTGTATGATGTTTTCCATCCGGCGGTCTTGGTTATTGTAGGTAATCAGATAGTGTTCGCCATCATCATGACCAATAACTTCAAGCCCGTTCTCTCCTCGTTTACGGGCAAGATAGCCGACTGCTTCGGCAATATCATTTGCTCGATCCCATGCTTCGTCGCGTGTTGAGAAGTACGGTAAGTCCATCTCACCGTAGATGTGAATGATGCCACCACTTTGCGGATCGCTTGTTTCCCAGATGTCAAACGTCTCCCCAGACGGAAATTCGACCTGTGGCATCTTCTGGTTTTTCAACCATTCGGGATTAAAAAACGGAACTGTTGCACCGCTATACTTGAGTGCCAAAATACGAGCAAGGATGTCCCCGTCAAGGAAATGCAATCCATGAATGAGGAGATTGTCTAAGCGAGTATGGGACTGTTTTTCGATCCATGACATATACGCTTTCAGAGTAGTCAATGTGATGTGCCTGCTGCGCCCAAGTACACAACATCTAATCGCCATTCATCCGTGAGCGAAGGACGAATCATATAGTGTTCACTGATATTCACGCCAACAAGCTCAAATTCGTTCTTCCCTATTTGCCAAACATGTGTAACTGGTTTCTCAAGGGGCGTATATGTTGAAAATGGGGTAAAAATAGGGAGGTATTTCTTCATGCCTATAGCTGCACCATAACAGATGGCGATAGGCAAGTAAAGTAGCGAATAGTCGATCAAAATTCAGGATGGAAAGATGAGTGCTATACGCTTGTTAGAAGCGAATTTGCCAATAACTGTTTTACGACCCTATCTTATCAGTGGCTTCGTTTTCTGCTGACGCGCTTGCGCCCTATCTCACTGAAAACGAGCAGTTCATTATAACCATACTGCGCGGCGCGTTACCAGAAAACCATGACGGCATTTCTTTGCACGAACTCTGCCTGCACCTGACAGAAATTCTCCGAAAATCATTTCCTGATGAGCTTCCTCTAGAGCATCCTGTTGCCAAGCGTCTTAAAGTCCTTGCGAGTCAAGCAATCGTCACAAAATACTCATCGCGGACAATAAAATTATCACCAGTTGAAAGATTAATTTGATCTATTTATTAGGAATTTTATTCTGCAATATTGCCTGTGCGGCATCACAACAGATTTCCCGATAAGTTTTATCTTTTGCGATTGTGGTGAGTGCATCGACAAACAACTCTGGTCGATGTCCCATTGCTTGTATGACATCTAGCCCCAAACCATAGTTGAAGTAATCGTAGTCTTTTGCAATCGAGGTGAGTGCATCGACAAACAACTCTGGTCGATGTCCCATTGCTTGTATGGCAGCACGACAGATTTCCGGATAAGTTTTATCTTTTGCAATTGTAGTGAAGACATCGACAAACAACTCTGGTCGATTTCTCATTGTTCTTATAGCTTTCGTTCTCACATTTCCATTTTTTAATACAACGTCAACACTGTCATATCCTGTTAGGGCGAGCATGTGAGTGAACATTGTATTATTCATAACCTGACCTTTTGCAATCGAGGTGAGTGCATCGACAAACAACTCTGGTCGATGTCCCATTGCTTGTACAACTTGTTCTCTTACCCAAGGGTTATTGTCCTCTGCTAAGAGGTGGAGCTCCTCTGCATATAACTCTGGATTCTCAGACACTACGTTAGCTGCTCTCTCTCTTATATTTTGTCTTTTGCTACGAATCAGCTTTGGCAAAATTTCTTGTACTTCTACTCGCGTAAAGCATTGTTCTTGCAGTTCTGCGATTCGAGGGTCATCTTCATAACCAAATCCCTCTATCCCGCCATTCACTTCATAGAGAAAAAGCAAATCTTTCTGTGAAAGCGATTCACCCTTCTTGACTTTCTTCTCTATAGCCGTCAATTTTCGCATATCTTCCATTTTTTTGAAGTATTTGTCACCACCTTTTTCTCTCAACTCATCACTGTGAAGCATCTTACTCACTTCGCCAAGCATTTCTGGTTCAAGATTTTGGTCTTGGGCAACACCCCGTACTTCTGTCACGCCAAGATGGGTCACGCTAATGGCAGCTCTAGGGATAGTGGCGTGTTTCTCCTTGTCGTAGGAGAAGTAGACGTAGAAATCCCCTTGGTCTACGTAAGACTGCGCGGTGGCTCGTCCAACGATACACCAACCTGTGTCATAACCTAGAATGGCTTCTGAGAGCGCCGTGCCGCCGCTGCCTTTGTCGTACTTCACCCATTTACCTTCGGTGGTTCGTTCTTTTCCTTCTTGATGCTTTGTAATTTCCGCGAGATGACGAATACTGTCTGCATACAAAGTTCCAAAATCACCCACTTCTACTAACTTTGCTCGCTCTGGGTGAGTGGTTTTGAAGGTTTTCCACAACTCCTGGGATCTTTTCCATTCTCTAGATGCAACTTCTTCTTTTGGTTGTGTACCTAAAGTAGCAGTTTTTCGCAAAAGATCATTGTAAACAAGTGCCAACACTTCGGCATTCAATTCAGGAAATGGTTTGGTGGTAGTTTTCGAACGGTTCTTGAATGTGCCTTGCTCTTTGTTGAATGGTTCATATTTAATGACCATTCTCAAGACATAATATCTGAACCACATGGGATAGTTGCCATCATTTTGGGCGAGGTAGTCTACCCATTTTTCAAGACTTTCTTGCTGGTTTGCCCGAATGCGATCAATTTCTTGATCTCTAGCTTCATCAGTGAGTTCTTTCCTTATCCCCAGTTGTTCAGCGGTAGCCCTGACCTGGTTGGCGAAATACGCCTCTGGGACATCCTCTGGAGCAGTGATTACCTTTTCGACGAATTGGTGACTGAGCAACGCAATATTGCGTTCTTTTTGAATGGGGTCTTGGGGATCAACGAGTTTTTCAAGCCTTTGGAGAAAGGCTTGGATTTTCTTCTCTGGGGCTATCTTTTGCCCTTCTTTATAGCCATCAATCTCTCTCTTGGTGGCACGCTGGACACTCTTATCCTCACGAGCCATCTGTAGGAAATGTTTGTTGAGGAATGCTGCACCTTTTTCTGTCATCTCTGTATCAAATCATACGGGTGACAACTGGGCAAGGAGAGACGCAAACTGGCGAATATGAGACTGGCTGTAAGACAGTCTCGCAGAAACTTTATGACGCAACTAGACGAAACTGCACTATTGTGATTGATTGAATCGTTCAGTCGGGTTAGTCGGGCAAGAAGTGTGGAGAAGAATTCAAGCGTTTTTCCACGAGAATATGGCAAGTTTAAATCTACGGGAACGGAAATCTTACTCTCTCATTAAGTCAAGTAATTGATTTTTGACCAATTTTACTCGGGGAATATAACTTGCATCTTGTTCAGGTAACTGTTCTTCATCAAGGATTTTATGAATATTATCAATAAGTTCTAGAGTGGTCTCTACTCCTTCTTCTCTTAGGCTAGAAACCGCCAATGAAAAAAATTTCTTCAATTCATCCCACTGTGCTTTGCTTCTGTTATCACTAAGATTTTTCTGCAAGTTGTCAAAGCTTTTTTCATTAACTCCCACTAACTTAAGAACTGTCAAAACCATATGAGAACCGAATGTTACTTGGTTAAGCGTTCCGTTCAAAAGGTACACTACTGCCGCCTTTTTACGCTCTGAAAGAGCTAATTTAATCGATACTTCCTGCTTTTTCTCATTATATTTTGTGTTGGTGTTTTCTGTAAAACTCTTAACTTCTTTAGGTAGAGCTTCTAAAATTTGCTGAACAGCCTGATATGGGTCTTCTATTTTTTGTTGTATTGCTTGAATAACGATGTCTACAAACTGATCCGAAAATCCTTTTTGAGCTAATAGTTCTCTCATTTGCGTCTCATCCTGTGAGTGAACCTCAAAGGTTCGTGCAACAAACTCACCAACGGACTTGGTTATTCTTCGTACACTGTCTTCTAACTGTGTTGTTTGTTCGGGTGGGAGATCAAGTTTGATTGGTGGATGAAGTGCTGTGTTCTGTTTTTTGAATTGGTCTAGGTGATTAAATAAATGTTGTGGGTTTTTGGATAAAGAATCTACTAATTCTTCTATAGCTTGTGCTTCTCTGTCCAACTCATCCACTTTTTTCTTCAAAGCAATAAGTTGCTCACTCCTCTCTGAATTATTAAATCTCAGAACGACACGGTAAAGTTCAGGTGACATTTCACTAGTTTGGTTCGGTGTCCCATCAATTTGGGTGAGAAGCTCAGATTTTAATGAGTTGTCATTTATTAGCTCAATGGTTCGTCTATTTTGACTATTTCTTTTTTCGTCTTGGCTAAGAGAAGAAAATATATCTTTAATACCTTGCTTATTTCTTTTGTATTGTTCTTGCTTTTCCTCAAGTGTTTGTCGCTGCCGTTGTAAGTTGTCTTGTTTGCCACGCAATCTCTTCGCTAAACTACTCTTAAGTTCATCAATATCAAAAGCGCCGCCCACATCAAATATTTTTGCATCTACCCCTTGCTCACTCTGGCTCACCAAAACATTCAAGTCATAGCCAAAATCAACCAAAAAGATGCCTTTCTTCATTGCTTCTTGAATAGTCATTAATATCTGCTGAACAACACCTATCTCCTGTGTTCGCTTTTCTACAGAATCAGGCGTGTTTGCAAAGTAATCATTAGGACTTGAACCGTCTAAAAATTCGACCACAAGAAGCGGAACATTTTCCGGTTGATATTTTAGATCTACCACACCAGAAATTCCTTTTAGTTTTCTGAGGATCTTCCCTTCTTGATTGATACCTTCTCTCACTGATGTATCTCTTGAAACCGGAACTTTAAGAGCTGCTTTTTCGCCATCAGGTCTTTCAATCTTATAGACCGCACCAACAGTTCCCTTGCCAACTCGTTCTAGTTCTTTTGGGGTTTCCAACTTCTCATCTGCAATTAAGTCAGATACTTCAGAAAAATTCAGATGCTTCATAAGAGTATCTTTTAAGGATAGCATTATTGCTGCATTTTTTTCAAAATCGTTCATTAAACTCCTATCTTTAATTTCTTCAGCGCTAGTAAATTTTCCAATATCCTTGTATCAAATCAAGCTTTACACCCTCAACTTCCCGATTTACTACGCGCTGGACACTCTTATCCTCACGAGCCATCTGAAGGAAATGCTCGCTGAGGAATGCTGCTCCTTTTTCTGTCATTTCTGTATCAGATCATAACATCCTATCGGTGCAAGTAGGGATGCAGACCGGCGAATATGAGACTGTCTGTAAGACGGTCTCGCAGAAACTTTATGCTGCAACCTGACGGAATTGCACTATCGTTCCTACACCAGAGCGAATGACGTAGGCTCGTCCGGGTGGAAATCGTCTCACTGCATTCAGATTTACTTTGCGCTGCTCCTCAAGACGAATTGACCCTAGCCCGGTCAGGTCAATCTCATCCATTTGATACGTCAGATGGGGCGCGGTAAATGTACCTGCCAGTTCACCGATCACTTCTGGGGTATCCGTTTTCATCAAAATTTTAGTCTGCACACTGCTTAGGATACGCTCTCTGATATGACGTTCCCGAACTGTTGAGAGGTCTTGGGTAGCAAGTAGGATGCCAAGATTGGCACTTCGAGCCAATTCAATCAGCGCAATAATGGATTGGTTCTCAAACTGACCAAATTCATCTATCACAAGGAGTGCAGGGCGCTGTTGGCGTTTCCCAACCCAGTCTTTGAAATCTTCGATCAGAAAATTTAAGAAACGTCGTGAGGTATCTCCCATCGCTGCTGTCCGAAGTGAAAAGACTGCGCCAGAGACACCATCTAGGCTAAATCCTTCCGGCGAAAGAT from the Anaerolineales bacterium genome contains:
- a CDS encoding DUF2958 domain-containing protein: MENIIQIKRDHTETPAQRPEPLLDQKSRELLPKLYTNEAIGLNALAQVKFFTPSSNWTWYASEASAVMKDGTYKTLTEVDQNDPSIEDVIFFGLVDGYELELGYFSLSELEGVGGGLQLPVERDRHFTPISLKDLQDKHRKERRGANND
- a CDS encoding protein kinase family protein translates to MNDFEKNAAIMLSLKDTLMKHLNFSEVSDLIADEKLETPKELERVGKGTVGAVYKIERPDGEKAALKVPVSRDTSVREGINQEGKILRKLKGISGVVDLKYQPENVPLLVVEFLDGSSPNDYFANTPDSVEKRTQEIGVVQQILMTIQEAMKKGIFLVDFGYDLNVLVSQSEQGVDAKIFDVGGAFDIDELKSSLAKRLRGKQDNLQRQRQTLEEKQEQYKRNKQGIKDIFSSLSQDEKRNSQNRRTIELINDNSLKSELLTQIDGTPNQTSEMSPELYRVVLRFNNSERSEQLIALKKKVDELDREAQAIEELVDSLSKNPQHLFNHLDQFKKQNTALHPPIKLDLPPEQTTQLEDSVRRITKSVGEFVARTFEVHSQDETQMRELLAQKGFSDQFVDIVIQAIQQKIEDPYQAVQQILEALPKEVKSFTENTNTKYNEKKQEVSIKLALSERKKAAVVYLLNGTLNQVTFGSHMVLTVLKLVGVNEKSFDNLQKNLSDNRSKAQWDELKKFFSLAVSSLREEGVETTLELIDNIHKILDEEQLPEQDASYIPRVKLVKNQLLDLMRE